A genomic segment from Roseibium sp. Sym1 encodes:
- a CDS encoding lipid-transfer protein encodes MKDKAYVAGVGMVPFQKPGKSESYDVMAATATRAALADAGLDYDKVQQAYVGYVYGDSTCGQRSLYQVGMTGIPVVNVNNNCSTGSSALFLARQAVESGAVDCALALGFEQMQPGAIGAMFHDRVSPFASFDEETDDLVGNPEIPLALRYFGGAGKAHMEEFGTTLETFAKIRAKASRHAAKNPIALFRQEVTAEDVIAAQVVWPGVMTKLMACPPTCGAAAAIICSKEFADKHRLDSSVRIAAQAMTTDGPETFEAHDMREVVGFSMAKRAADQVYEAAGIGPQDIDVVELHDCFAHNELITYEALGLCGRGDAAKFVDDGDNTYGGKYVTNPSGGLLSKGHPLGATGLAQCTELVQQLRGQADARQVDGARLALQHNLGLGGACVTTLYEKA; translated from the coding sequence CTATGACGTGATGGCCGCGACAGCCACGCGCGCCGCGTTGGCCGATGCGGGGCTCGACTATGACAAGGTGCAACAGGCCTATGTGGGCTATGTCTATGGCGACAGCACCTGCGGCCAACGGTCGCTGTATCAGGTCGGCATGACCGGAATTCCGGTCGTGAACGTAAACAACAACTGCTCGACCGGATCCTCGGCGCTGTTTCTGGCGCGCCAAGCGGTCGAGAGCGGCGCTGTGGACTGCGCCCTGGCGCTGGGTTTCGAGCAGATGCAGCCCGGCGCGATCGGCGCGATGTTCCACGACCGGGTCAGCCCCTTCGCCTCGTTCGACGAAGAAACCGACGATCTCGTGGGCAACCCGGAGATCCCGCTGGCGCTGCGCTATTTCGGCGGCGCCGGCAAGGCGCATATGGAGGAGTTCGGCACCACGCTGGAAACCTTCGCCAAGATCCGCGCCAAGGCCAGCCGGCATGCGGCGAAGAATCCGATTGCCCTGTTCCGGCAGGAGGTGACGGCTGAAGACGTCATTGCAGCACAGGTCGTCTGGCCGGGCGTGATGACCAAGCTCATGGCCTGTCCGCCAACCTGTGGCGCGGCGGCGGCGATCATCTGTTCCAAGGAATTCGCCGACAAGCACAGACTGGACAGTTCCGTGCGGATCGCGGCGCAGGCAATGACAACGGATGGCCCGGAAACTTTCGAAGCCCATGACATGCGCGAAGTGGTCGGCTTTTCGATGGCTAAGCGAGCCGCCGATCAGGTCTACGAGGCCGCAGGCATCGGGCCGCAGGATATAGACGTGGTCGAGCTGCACGACTGCTTTGCCCATAACGAGCTGATCACCTACGAGGCGCTCGGCCTTTGCGGGCGCGGCGATGCGGCGAAATTCGTCGATGATGGCGACAACACCTATGGCGGCAAATACGTGACCAACCCATCCGGCGGGCTCTTGTCCAAGGGGCATCCGCTTGGGGCGACCGGCCTTGCGCAATGCACCGAGCTTGTCCAGCAGCTACGCGGCCAGGCCGATGCGCGCCAGGTCGACGGCGCGCGCCTGGCGCTGCAGCACAATCTGGGCCTCGGCGGGGCCTGCGTGACCACGCTTTATGAAAAAGCCTGA
- a CDS encoding SDR family NAD(P)-dependent oxidoreductase produces MTGKLDGRVALVSGSGRGIGREIALKLASEGARVVINDLDADPANETAEAVRAMGAEAVVCAGSVTDDGFAERFIKTGVDSFDGLDIIVNNAGYTWDSVVQKMSDEQWQAIIDVHLTAPFKILRAAQPVISAKAKEEAAVGQEVFRKVVNISSIAGTGGNAGQINYSAAKAGILGVTRTMAKEWGRYKVNVNAVAFGPIRTRLTEGSADGNSTIKVEEIEIKVGVNPDLLSQMERMIPLGRVGTPEEAAGAVYLFCAPESNFISGQHVICGGGFVI; encoded by the coding sequence ATGACGGGAAAACTCGACGGGCGCGTGGCGCTGGTTTCTGGGTCGGGCCGGGGGATCGGCCGGGAAATCGCGCTGAAACTGGCCTCGGAAGGCGCGCGCGTGGTGATCAACGATCTGGACGCCGATCCGGCCAATGAAACCGCCGAGGCGGTGCGCGCGATGGGTGCGGAGGCCGTGGTCTGCGCCGGTAGCGTCACCGACGACGGGTTCGCCGAACGGTTCATCAAGACCGGCGTAGACAGCTTCGACGGGCTCGATATCATCGTGAACAACGCAGGCTACACTTGGGACAGCGTCGTTCAGAAGATGTCCGACGAACAGTGGCAGGCGATCATCGACGTCCACCTGACAGCACCCTTCAAGATCCTGCGCGCTGCCCAGCCGGTGATCAGCGCCAAGGCCAAGGAAGAGGCCGCGGTCGGGCAAGAGGTATTCCGCAAGGTAGTCAACATCTCGTCCATCGCAGGGACCGGCGGCAATGCCGGCCAGATCAACTATTCCGCCGCCAAGGCCGGTATCCTCGGGGTCACCCGGACGATGGCCAAGGAATGGGGCCGCTATAAGGTCAACGTCAACGCCGTCGCCTTCGGCCCAATCCGCACCCGCCTGACCGAAGGTAGCGCGGATGGCAACAGCACGATCAAGGTCGAGGAAATAGAGATCAAGGTCGGCGTGAATCCCGATCTCCTGTCCCAGATGGAGCGCATGATCCCGCTGGGCCGGGTCGGCACTCCGGAAGAAGCTGCCGGTGCTGTCTATCTGTTCTGTGCGCCGGAATCGAACTTCATTTCAGGCCAGCACGTCATCTGCGGCGGCGGTTTCGTGATCTAA
- a CDS encoding TetR/AcrR family transcriptional regulator: protein MAQNTASKLNETSRSAVGRDGVLDIAARLFREQGYGSVSLRKIAEAAGIKAGSIYYHFGSKDEIVAAVLDAGIQVVHASMRDAVTALPADTDGETVLRAAIRAHLRALLDVSDYTSANVRIFGQVPQSVRDANLPTRRAYEAEWDSLLSRLQEDGALKQDVDIRRLRLMLIGALNATLDWFDPDRGSADALSHTYADVFLNGILERKDA, encoded by the coding sequence ATGGCACAAAACACGGCAAGTAAACTCAACGAGACATCGCGAAGCGCGGTCGGGCGGGACGGGGTGCTGGACATTGCAGCGCGACTTTTCCGCGAACAAGGCTACGGGTCCGTTTCGCTCCGAAAAATTGCCGAGGCCGCCGGGATCAAGGCGGGTAGCATATATTATCATTTCGGTTCCAAGGACGAGATCGTCGCGGCCGTTCTTGATGCAGGGATTCAAGTCGTTCACGCGAGCATGAGAGACGCCGTCACCGCCCTGCCAGCGGATACCGACGGCGAAACGGTACTGCGCGCCGCGATCCGGGCGCATCTTCGCGCGCTTCTAGACGTAAGCGATTATACCTCGGCGAATGTGCGTATTTTCGGGCAGGTGCCGCAATCCGTGCGGGATGCCAACTTGCCCACGCGACGGGCCTATGAGGCAGAATGGGACAGTCTTCTGTCCCGGCTTCAGGAAGATGGCGCGCTGAAGCAAGACGTCGATATCCGCCGCCTGCGCCTGATGCTGATCGGCGCGTTGAATGCCACGCTTGATTGGTTCGACCCGGACCGCGGCAGCGCCGATGCGCTGTCTCACACCTATGCCGATGTTTTCCTTAACGGGATACTCGAAAGAAAGGATGCCTGA
- a CDS encoding acyl-CoA carboxylase subunit beta, protein MARLETAVLTASETYTRNHAAQSERVETLRTRIAKATAGGRLDMVERHRKRGKLLVRERIDLLVDPGTAFLELSSLAAYGQYGGEVPGAGIVTGIGIVHGLPCVVIANDATVKGGSFYHETVQKHIRAQEIAAENRLPCLYLVDCGGAYLPEQDRVFPDARHFGNSFYRQTNMSASGLPQISAVFGGCTAGGAYIPALSDEVIMVRGNARIHLGGPSIVKVAINEEVDGETLGGAEMHTRVSGVSDHLAEDEHHALALMRDIVVELGQSRPMQPDKLPQPPAHDPQELLGVISADRKEPYDMREVLLCMIDAGEFREFKPSWGETLVCGTACIHGYRVGILANNGALLSESSLKGAQFVSMCDQRNIPLLFLHNISGFMVGTDAERGGIAKNSAKLVYAMSVAKVPRLSVLLGGSYGAGNYGMCGRGFAPSFLFAWPTAELATMSADIATNVMLELRRQKGGDPDKMQADMARIEAQVRAQYGEQSDPYYATSRLWDDGLIEPGQTRDILGLCLAIISSVPEAGRHTPVFRM, encoded by the coding sequence ATGGCGCGTCTTGAAACAGCGGTGCTGACCGCCTCAGAGACCTACACCCGCAACCACGCAGCACAAAGCGAGCGTGTCGAAACCCTGCGTACGCGGATCGCCAAGGCAACGGCCGGCGGGCGCCTCGACATGGTCGAACGGCACCGCAAGCGCGGCAAACTGTTGGTCCGTGAGCGTATCGACCTGCTGGTGGATCCGGGCACCGCGTTTCTTGAACTGTCGTCGCTGGCCGCCTACGGGCAATATGGCGGTGAGGTTCCCGGCGCGGGGATCGTCACCGGCATCGGGATCGTTCACGGGTTGCCCTGTGTGGTGATCGCCAATGATGCCACGGTCAAGGGCGGGTCATTTTACCACGAAACTGTGCAGAAACACATTCGCGCCCAGGAAATCGCGGCGGAAAACCGTTTGCCCTGCCTCTATCTGGTGGACTGCGGCGGGGCCTATCTGCCGGAACAGGACCGGGTTTTCCCCGATGCCCGGCATTTCGGCAATTCCTTTTACCGCCAGACCAACATGTCGGCCAGCGGTCTGCCGCAGATCTCGGCCGTGTTCGGCGGCTGCACGGCGGGCGGGGCCTATATTCCCGCCCTGTCGGACGAGGTCATCATGGTGCGCGGCAACGCGCGCATCCATCTGGGCGGGCCGTCGATCGTCAAGGTGGCGATCAATGAAGAGGTCGATGGCGAAACGCTGGGCGGGGCCGAAATGCACACGCGCGTTTCGGGTGTCTCCGACCATCTGGCCGAGGACGAGCACCACGCGCTGGCGCTGATGCGCGACATCGTGGTCGAGCTGGGCCAGTCGCGCCCGATGCAGCCCGACAAGCTGCCACAGCCGCCCGCGCATGATCCCCAGGAGCTGCTTGGCGTCATCAGTGCCGACCGCAAGGAACCCTATGACATGCGCGAGGTTCTGCTGTGCATGATCGACGCCGGAGAATTCCGCGAATTCAAACCCAGTTGGGGCGAAACGCTGGTCTGCGGCACGGCCTGCATCCATGGATACCGGGTTGGAATCCTGGCCAACAACGGCGCGCTTTTGTCCGAAAGTTCTCTGAAGGGCGCGCAGTTCGTGTCGATGTGCGATCAACGCAACATCCCGCTTTTGTTCCTGCACAACATCTCGGGCTTCATGGTCGGCACCGACGCCGAGCGCGGCGGCATCGCCAAGAACAGCGCCAAGCTGGTCTATGCCATGTCGGTGGCCAAGGTGCCGCGCCTGTCGGTGCTGCTGGGTGGGTCCTATGGGGCGGGCAACTACGGCATGTGCGGACGCGGTTTCGCGCCGAGTTTCCTTTTTGCCTGGCCGACCGCGGAACTGGCCACCATGTCCGCCGACATCGCCACCAACGTGATGCTGGAACTGCGCCGCCAGAAGGGGGGCGATCCGGACAAGATGCAGGCCGACATGGCCAGGATCGAGGCGCAGGTGCGTGCCCAGTATGGCGAACAGTCCGATCCCTATTATGCCACCTCGCGGCTTTGGGACGACGGGCTGATCGAACCCGGACAGACCCGCGATATCCTGGGCCTGTGCCTGGCCATTATCTCTTCGGTGCCCGAGGCCGGGCGCCACACGCCCGTATTCAGAATGTGA
- a CDS encoding crotonase/enoyl-CoA hydratase family protein, which yields MTTTYETILIETDARGVATVTLNRPDKHNALNGGLIAELYDAAEKLAADDSVRIVILTGNGKSFCAGGDFNWFASNVEKSRAERVYQSATLARLLRRLDTLPKPLIGKINGPAYGGGVGMISVCDYTIGAEGARFGLTEVRLGLLPANISPYVVARIGKVHSRETMLSGALFDSARAEWIGLLTEVVAADDLDAATESVVHNHLQAAPGVVSDTKALIAYVASHDLETNMIYTADRLADAWETEEGIEGINSFINKGVPSWWVK from the coding sequence ATGACAACCACCTATGAAACCATCCTTATCGAAACCGACGCGCGCGGGGTTGCCACGGTAACGCTCAATCGTCCTGACAAGCACAATGCTCTGAACGGCGGGCTGATCGCTGAGCTGTACGATGCCGCCGAAAAGCTGGCCGCCGATGACAGCGTGCGCATCGTGATCCTGACCGGCAACGGAAAAAGCTTCTGCGCGGGCGGTGATTTCAACTGGTTCGCTTCGAATGTCGAAAAATCCCGCGCCGAGCGGGTGTACCAGAGCGCCACGCTGGCGCGCCTGTTGCGCCGCCTTGATACTCTGCCCAAACCGCTGATCGGAAAGATCAACGGGCCGGCCTATGGCGGCGGCGTCGGCATGATTTCGGTCTGCGATTACACAATCGGTGCCGAAGGCGCGCGGTTCGGTCTTACCGAGGTCAGGCTCGGCTTGCTGCCGGCCAACATCTCGCCCTACGTGGTGGCCCGTATCGGCAAGGTGCATTCCCGCGAAACCATGCTGTCCGGGGCGCTTTTCGACAGCGCTCGGGCCGAATGGATCGGTCTGTTGACCGAGGTCGTGGCCGCCGATGATCTGGACGCGGCCACCGAAAGCGTCGTCCACAATCACCTGCAGGCCGCGCCGGGCGTGGTGTCCGACACCAAGGCGCTGATCGCCTATGTCGCGTCCCACGATCTTGAAACCAATATGATCTACACCGCCGACCGGCTGGCCGATGCCTGGGAAACCGAAGAGGGTATCGAAGGTATCAACAGTTTCATCAACAAGGGCGTTCCGTCATGGTGGGTGAAATGA
- a CDS encoding acetyl/propionyl/methylcrotonyl-CoA carboxylase subunit alpha: MSFTRVLIANRGEIARRIQRGCRKLGLESVAVFSEADRDAPFVHEADHAVCIGGAAPSESYLNVGAILDAARATGAGAVHPGYGFLSENAGFAAAVEAAGLVFIGPKPDAIAMMGSKIEAKAAAEDAGIPVLPGYRGEDQSDARLLKEAEALGTPFLVKASAGGGGRGMRLVTDLDEAPEAIASARAEAQGAFGDPAVFLERYAPRARHVEVQVLGDTHGTALHLGDRDCSLQRNHQKLIEEAPAADLPEALRDDMRAAAVRLAQAIGYRSAGTVEYLFDPARGEYYFLEMNTRLQVEHPVTEAITGIDLVEWQLRIARGEPLTLAQSDVQFDGHAIEIRIAAENPAESFRPETGRITLWAPPAGVRLDTGVEAGSVVSHHYDSMIAKLIVHAPDRAGAIRRAVAAMDDFAVGGVGLNLAYQRALLLHPDFQTFRHHTSGLPEMFLDGWTHPTPDPRDSAFAAIALHLHLAPAAAGASPWESLGSWRLTAPGGRPGAASYWDTTNDDPIRVTGSGTIFAAVPPGGQTVTVETAALTGDRLSGRIDGVPFARIAHVERARDHWRVHLQTSAGMAAADLRTLEDQHLQRATGGSGGADLLSAPMPGAVAEVRVAPGDRVEAGDTLVVLEAMKLLQSLPAPVAGVVTEIYCAPGDTVAGHAPLIKLDPEENT, from the coding sequence ATGAGCTTTACCCGCGTCCTGATCGCCAACCGCGGCGAGATCGCCCGCCGTATTCAGCGCGGGTGCCGCAAGCTGGGGTTGGAAAGCGTGGCTGTATTTTCAGAGGCCGACCGCGACGCGCCCTTCGTGCACGAGGCCGATCATGCCGTCTGCATCGGCGGGGCGGCCCCTTCGGAAAGCTATCTGAACGTCGGGGCCATTCTGGATGCCGCACGCGCGACCGGCGCGGGGGCGGTGCATCCGGGCTATGGCTTTCTGTCGGAAAACGCCGGTTTCGCGGCCGCGGTCGAGGCGGCGGGCCTTGTGTTCATCGGGCCGAAGCCCGATGCAATTGCCATGATGGGGTCGAAAATCGAGGCCAAGGCGGCTGCCGAGGACGCAGGCATACCCGTGCTGCCCGGTTATCGCGGCGAAGATCAGTCCGACGCGCGCCTGCTGAAAGAGGCCGAGGCGCTTGGCACCCCCTTTCTGGTCAAGGCCAGCGCAGGCGGCGGCGGGCGCGGGATGCGGCTTGTCACCGATCTGGACGAGGCACCCGAGGCGATTGCATCCGCCCGGGCCGAAGCCCAGGGGGCCTTTGGCGATCCGGCGGTGTTCCTTGAACGCTATGCGCCCCGCGCCCGCCACGTCGAGGTGCAGGTGCTGGGCGATACTCACGGCACCGCGCTGCATCTGGGCGACCGCGACTGTTCGCTTCAGCGCAACCACCAGAAGCTGATCGAAGAGGCCCCCGCCGCAGATCTGCCCGAGGCTTTGCGCGATGACATGCGGGCGGCGGCTGTGCGGCTGGCGCAGGCGATCGGCTATCGCTCGGCCGGGACGGTGGAATACCTCTTTGATCCGGCCCGTGGCGAATATTACTTTCTTGAAATGAACACCCGCTTGCAGGTCGAACACCCTGTGACCGAGGCGATCACCGGCATCGACCTGGTTGAATGGCAGTTGCGCATCGCGCGGGGCGAGCCACTGACACTGGCGCAATCGGATGTGCAATTCGACGGGCACGCCATTGAAATCCGCATCGCCGCCGAAAACCCGGCCGAGAGCTTCCGCCCCGAAACGGGCCGGATCACCCTCTGGGCTCCGCCCGCCGGCGTGCGGCTGGATACAGGGGTCGAAGCAGGCTCGGTCGTCAGCCACCATTACGATTCGATGATTGCCAAGCTGATCGTCCATGCGCCGGACCGGGCCGGGGCGATCCGCCGGGCGGTTGCCGCGATGGATGACTTTGCCGTCGGTGGCGTCGGTCTGAACCTGGCCTATCAACGTGCCCTGCTGCTGCATCCGGATTTTCAGACGTTCCGGCACCACACATCGGGCCTGCCCGAGATGTTCCTCGATGGCTGGACGCACCCGACCCCCGATCCCCGGGACTCGGCCTTCGCCGCGATTGCGCTACACCTGCATCTCGCGCCAGCGGCGGCGGGCGCGTCGCCCTGGGAAAGCCTTGGGTCATGGCGGCTCACGGCCCCTGGCGGACGGCCCGGTGCGGCATCCTATTGGGATACGACCAATGACGACCCGATCCGCGTGACCGGCTCCGGAACAATATTCGCCGCCGTGCCGCCAGGCGGCCAGACCGTCACGGTCGAAACCGCCGCCCTGACCGGGGACCGTCTGAGCGGACGCATCGACGGTGTTCCATTTGCGCGCATCGCCCATGTCGAACGTGCCCGCGATCATTGGCGGGTGCACCTGCAAACCTCTGCCGGAATGGCAGCGGCAGACCTGCGCACGCTGGAGGATCAGCATCTGCAACGCGCCACGGGTGGATCTGGCGGCGCTGACCTGCTGTCGGCGCCCATGCCGGGTGCTGTTGCCGAGGTGCGCGTCGCGCCCGGCGACCGCGTCGAAGCCGGTGACACGCTGGTGGTGCTGGAAGCCATGAAGCTCTTGCAAAGCCTGCCCGCGCCGGTCGCGGGCGTGGTGACGGAAATCTATTGTGCACCCGGCGACACGGTTGCCGGGCACGCCCCACTTATCAAACTCGATCCGGAGGAAAACACATGA
- a CDS encoding acyl-CoA dehydrogenase family protein — MTRQDNITAATGPFNEELNMIRDQLRRFIETEVTAKAEPWEEDGMVPRDVLRRMGDLGVLGMRYDEQYGGAGLDVMSSVVLAEEVGRSTFGGFSATVLVHTDMASPHLENAGTPEQKARWMPSITSGEKITAVAVTEPGAGSDVAGMRTRAVQDGSDWVLNGTKMFITNGVHGDLYFVGAKTDPDAKGSRGITMFAVEKGSPGFLVGRALNKTGWLCSDTAELIFEDVRIPAENVLGEVNKGFYSVMKNFQNERIVLGAMACAEAQTALDMTVDYVKQRKAFGGVLWDKQAVRQRLADCQTRIAAGRQLVYHAAGLDAAGRDCVKEVSMVKAYCGELVNSVLYDCVQFHGGMGYMRETPVERMSRDARVQAIGGGASEVMLEEVAKRM, encoded by the coding sequence ATGACCAGACAAGACAACATCACCGCGGCCACCGGCCCGTTCAACGAAGAACTCAACATGATCCGCGACCAGCTGCGCCGCTTCATCGAAACCGAGGTGACAGCCAAGGCCGAGCCCTGGGAAGAGGACGGCATGGTGCCCCGCGACGTGCTGCGCCGGATGGGTGATCTGGGCGTGCTGGGCATGCGCTATGACGAACAATATGGCGGCGCGGGGCTGGACGTGATGTCCAGCGTGGTTCTGGCCGAAGAGGTGGGGCGGTCTACCTTCGGTGGCTTCTCGGCCACGGTTCTGGTGCATACCGACATGGCCTCGCCGCATCTGGAAAACGCGGGCACCCCGGAACAAAAGGCGCGCTGGATGCCGTCGATCACCTCGGGCGAAAAGATCACCGCCGTCGCCGTGACCGAACCGGGTGCCGGGTCGGACGTGGCGGGCATGCGTACCCGCGCGGTTCAGGACGGGTCGGACTGGGTGCTGAATGGCACCAAGATGTTCATCACCAACGGCGTACATGGCGACCTCTACTTTGTCGGCGCCAAGACCGATCCCGATGCCAAGGGGTCGCGCGGGATCACCATGTTCGCGGTCGAAAAGGGCTCGCCGGGCTTTTTGGTCGGCCGGGCGCTGAACAAGACCGGCTGGCTGTGCTCGGACACGGCCGAACTGATCTTCGAGGATGTCCGCATCCCCGCCGAGAACGTGTTGGGTGAGGTCAACAAAGGCTTCTATTCAGTGATGAAGAACTTCCAAAACGAACGGATCGTGCTGGGTGCGATGGCCTGTGCCGAAGCGCAAACCGCGCTGGACATGACCGTGGATTACGTCAAGCAGCGCAAGGCCTTTGGCGGCGTTCTGTGGGACAAGCAGGCCGTGCGCCAGCGGCTGGCCGACTGTCAGACGCGGATCGCGGCAGGACGTCAGCTGGTTTATCACGCCGCCGGTCTGGATGCCGCAGGTCGTGACTGCGTGAAAGAGGTCTCGATGGTCAAAGCCTATTGCGGCGAACTGGTGAACAGCGTGCTTTATGACTGCGTCCAGTTTCACGGCGGCATGGGTTATATGCGCGAAACACCGGTGGAACGCATGTCACGCGATGCCCGTGTGCAGGCCATCGGCGGCGGGGCGAGCGAAGTCATGTTGGAAGAAGTCGCCAAGCGGATGTGA
- a CDS encoding biotin transporter BioY — protein MGSMRPLVIVEGDPFRDAGFGLRSGLPVFAGTPPAVAGPAYLLGPTGGYLIGFLLCAVVSGFVAKRLRGTRPVFGAFLAVFSGSIAIYMPGLAWLGSILGYDEKLLAAGLYPFVSGDVTKAAIACVLFMIFRDSHVLRRIR, from the coding sequence ATGGGCAGCATGAGGCCGCTGGTAATTGTAGAAGGCGATCCATTTCGCGACGCCGGCTTTGGCCTGCGATCCGGGCTTCCGGTGTTCGCGGGTACGCCGCCTGCCGTCGCCGGTCCAGCCTATCTTCTTGGGCCAACTGGCGGCTATCTGATTGGGTTCTTGCTTTGCGCAGTTGTATCCGGCTTCGTTGCGAAGAGATTGAGAGGGACTCGACCTGTGTTCGGCGCCTTTCTGGCTGTCTTTTCGGGTTCGATTGCTATTTACATGCCGGGACTTGCCTGGCTGGGAAGCATCCTCGGTTATGATGAAAAGCTGCTCGCCGCCGGCCTGTATCCGTTCGTATCCGGGGATGTGACAAAAGCCGCGATTGCCTGCGTCTTGTTCATGATATTCCGCGATTCTCATGTGTTGCGGAGGATTAGGTAG